The following coding sequences are from one Maniola hyperantus chromosome 7, iAphHyp1.2, whole genome shotgun sequence window:
- the LOC117983441 gene encoding facilitated trehalose transporter Tret1-like produces MKFHGVFREGSQVNQVICAVLINLPVLAYGASMGWTSPMTLLLQSDHSPKSVPLTDTEVSYMASAPYLVCIVFDLVMAYIGDKVGRKIALLLLSMALAISWIILLCSFETWALIFARALVGVTMAGCFVVCPIYTKEISDDSIRGALGCLVVLFQTTGNLFLYIIGDMLSYRTILWVCLSLPTIHMIVFVFMPDSPSYLVKKGRIEDATKALAWLRCRSISDMKVQEEIDFIKKEQNKDKGPNRFLLKSIFTDKILLKAFQIALVVTLAREVCGAIPVLNFAGEIFTLASKDKVLVLTPNQQAMLLGVVQVVGSILASSVVERCGRKPLLFVTSLVSGLSMCLLGSWFLLRNYEIQAPSWLPLMTLCICIFCDASGLQPISIVLASEIFSYKYRGIVMGVTMAIASVSDFLQLLFFKPLAKAVGIHVSFFFFGLVCLNTAAYVIIVIPETKARCLEDIYKDLKKNKTTEEKEATEIKEEITRF; encoded by the exons atgaAATTTCACGGCGTTTTCCGCGAAGGAAGTCAAGTTAACCAGGTGATATGTGCCgtgttaa TAAACCTACCGGTGTTGGCGTATGGTGCAAGCATGGGATGGACGTCTCCCATGACCCTACTCCTACAGTCGGATCACTCGCCAAAGAGCGTCCCCCTTACTGATACAGAG GTGTCATACATGGCATCCGCGCCTTATTTGGTATGCATAGTGTTCGATCTAGTGATGGCTTACATTGGGGATAAAGTCGGGAGGAAGATAGCACTGCTGTTACTCTCTATGGCTCTTGCG ATAAGCTGGATAATTTTGCTGTGCTCCTTCGAGACATGGGCTCTAATCTTCGCTAGAGCGTTGGTAGGCGTGACGATGGCAGGCTGCTTTGTGGTTTGTCCGATCTATACCAAGGAGATCAGCGATGACAGCATCAGGGGTGCGTTGGGTTGTTTG GTAGTTTTATTTCAAACGACAGGAAACCTTTTTCTCTACATTATAGGCGATATGTTAAGCTATAGAACAATACTCTGGGTCTGCTTGTCTTTGCCGACCATTCACATGATAGTGTTTGTGTTTATGCCCGACTCGCCGTCTTACCTTGTGAAGAAAGGTAGAATTGAA gaCGCCACAAAAGCTCTGGCATGGCTTCGTTGTAGATCGATATCTGATATGAAAGTTCAAGAAGAAATCGACTTTATTAAGAAAGAACAGAATAAAGATAAAGGCCCTAATCGATTTTTgcttaaaagtattt TCACCGATAAGATTCTCCTCAAGGCCTTTCAAATAGCGCTGGTAGTAACTCTAGCTAGGGAGGTTTGTGGTGCAATACCAGTCCTCAACTTCGCTGGAGAGATCTTCACATTGGCTTCGAAGGATAAAGTATTAGTTCTTACTCCGAATCAACAGGCCATGCTTCTTGGAGTTGTTCAAGTGGTCGGCTCTATACTTGCGTCCAGTGTTGTGGAAAGATGTGGGagaaag CCACTACTCTTCGTAACCTCATTGGTGTCTGGGCTGAGCATGTGTTTGCTCGGATCCTGGTTCCTGCTACGCAACTATGAAATCCAGGCTCCTTCTTGGCTGCCATTGATGACTCTGTGTATTTGCATTTTCTGCGATGCGTCAGGACTTCAGCCCATTTCTATTGTACTCGCTAGCGAAATATTTTCATATAag TATCGTGGCATTGTAATGGGAGTTACAATGGCTATTGCTTCTGTATCGGATTTCCTTCAACTGCTATTCTTCAAGCCCTTAGCGAAAGCTGTAGGTATACACgtatcatttttctttttcggACTCGTCTGCCTAAATACAGcagcatacgtcataatagtcatACCAGAAACGAAGGCTAGATGTCTTGAAGATATTtataaagacctgaagaaaAATAAGACAACTGAAGAAAAAGAAGCTACAGAAATTAAAGAAGAAATTACAAgattttaa